Proteins from one uncultured Fibrobacter sp. genomic window:
- a CDS encoding amino acid ABC transporter ATP-binding protein — MISIRHLKKVYPNVTPLLDVNAEIGRGEVISIIGPSGTGKSTFLRCLNRLEKPTEGEILIDGQSITAPGANVPKIRRKMGMVFQNFNLFDHLTIVENIMIAQVDLLHRSRKEAYDKSMQLLHRVGLADKALNLPRELSGGQKQRAAIARTLAMDPEIVLFDEPTSALDPTMVGEVLSVIRSLSKQGLTMLIVTHEMKFARDISSRIFYMDEGVIYEDGAPEQIFGNPMRERTRQFIRRLKVFEEKIVQGNVDFVGLMNRFFVFVEKNQIDRTLVRNINFVIEELLSQALMPQLSPGAELELTVEYSSENQRAEILIKSKVAFENPLDRCDKISKKLIELATESYDIRNLDGKTQIRILVK; from the coding sequence GTGTATCCTAATGTCACTCCACTTTTGGATGTCAATGCCGAAATAGGACGCGGAGAGGTGATTTCGATTATTGGCCCTTCGGGAACGGGGAAATCGACTTTCTTGCGTTGCCTTAATCGTCTTGAAAAGCCGACGGAAGGCGAAATCCTGATTGATGGACAGTCCATCACGGCGCCCGGGGCGAACGTTCCGAAGATTCGCCGCAAGATGGGCATGGTCTTTCAGAATTTCAACTTGTTCGATCACTTGACAATTGTCGAAAATATCATGATTGCTCAGGTGGACCTTTTGCATCGTTCAAGGAAAGAGGCCTACGATAAGAGTATGCAACTTTTGCATAGGGTGGGGCTTGCCGATAAGGCTTTGAACCTGCCCCGTGAACTTTCGGGCGGACAAAAACAGCGTGCAGCCATTGCTCGCACCCTGGCGATGGATCCTGAAATCGTCCTGTTCGATGAACCGACAAGTGCTCTTGACCCGACGATGGTAGGCGAGGTGCTTTCCGTTATCAGGAGCCTTTCGAAACAGGGGCTTACGATGTTGATCGTGACGCACGAAATGAAGTTTGCCCGCGACATTTCGAGTCGAATCTTTTATATGGACGAGGGCGTCATCTACGAAGATGGGGCTCCGGAACAGATTTTTGGAAATCCCATGCGTGAACGTACTCGACAGTTCATTCGCCGACTCAAGGTGTTCGAAGAGAAAATCGTGCAGGGGAATGTCGATTTTGTGGGCCTCATGAATCGGTTTTTCGTCTTTGTCGAAAAGAATCAAATCGATCGGACTTTGGTCAGAAACATCAATTTTGTCATTGAGGAACTTTTATCGCAGGCTTTGATGCCGCAGCTTTCGCCGGGTGCGGAACTGGAATTGACTGTTGAATATTCCAGTGAAAATCAACGGGCTGAAATCTTGATAAAGAGCAAAGTGGCGTTTGAAAATCCGTTGGATCGCTGCGATAAAATTTCGAAGAAGCTAATAGAGCTTGCCACCGAAAGCTATGATATCAGAAATTTAGACGGTAAAACTCAAATTCGAATTCTGGTGAAGTAG
- a CDS encoding ABC transporter permease subunit (The N-terminal region of this protein, as described by TIGR01726, is a three transmembrane segment that identifies a subfamily of ABC transporter permease subunits, which specificities that include histidine, arginine, glutamine, glutamate, L-cystine (sic), the opines (in Agrobacterium) octopine and nopaline, etc.): MFGVKFFNQLVIDVLLICLLSLFAGCRKEKAQINSAKDLNSADIWVGYSEGHSAATMLPIVLPNAKLKSFNDNVTAYEALKHGKIDAFAFERLQMQMAMENGLKGVRLLDENLGDTVDVSIGISPVSKIDSLEYKLNRFIDSLEENGVLKDMRHRWLALKQESIPDIPKVQNPKVRLKVGTTGIVPPYSYYKDNVLNGFDIELSHRFALWMQASVEFKVYDYSGIIAAAACGDIDIIVANLNVTEERKEKIKFSKPISRLVNTWMVRDTDSEPSSNLESLEETVDSNLMLKDVPPQFRNRTLKYNSIADMNKNERLVLGMQTGFVFVDKETRRLLPKAKIDYYKSTPDMAYLVANGKLDGFINDEPIIRYAAIENPNLGYIHAGFEPMDIVAVFPKNEKGRKLRDEMNVFIEKYRAAGLLDSIDNLWLGNDENRKTVDFPKAKEGKPTLKMATNATTPPFEYIKNGRIVGYEMDLMARFAAEMGYGLEVHNVEFESVILGIETGMYDFAAATLSATPAFKEKNYLSNAIYVSECVMAVQIIDGKKAQQVAKNPEEMIEDLNRDGVKIGMGTGSAFNKVMDGFFPKAKALFFNTYTDMVRSIEAGKLNAMLVDEPTARLLVESHKGIEIVNKLLEKADYAFAFSKSEKGEKLCTQMTEFVQSSIKQGLKTDLESVWFGSDESVKKIDMSKLNATNGTLHLATNAENAPFVYIKDNAIVGYDIDWVVRFCEAYGYGLEIVNMNFESILPSLVSEASDLAVGEITITEERKQNVLFSAPDYDGGVVVITKRTDASEEVFSDEENWWVSLKSSFEKTFIREDRWKLVLNGIGVTIFISVLSAVFGTILGFLICLMRLSKNKAVDAFAITYIRILQGTPSVVLLMILFYVVFARTGLDGIWVAIIGFGMNFGAYVSEMMRTGIEAVDKGQMEAALALGYTKPRAFFKIVFPQAARHFLPVYQGEFISLVKMTSIVGYIAIQDLTKASDIIRSRTYEAFFPLVTTAIIYFVIAWLLTRALTAIQKRIDPQNRRKHLKY; this comes from the coding sequence ATGTTCGGCGTCAAATTTTTCAATCAACTTGTAATAGATGTTCTCTTAATTTGCTTACTTTCGCTTTTTGCAGGATGCCGTAAAGAAAAAGCGCAAATCAACAGCGCCAAAGATCTGAATTCCGCAGACATTTGGGTGGGGTACAGCGAAGGCCATTCTGCTGCAACAATGTTGCCGATTGTTTTGCCGAATGCCAAGTTGAAATCTTTTAACGACAATGTCACTGCTTACGAGGCTTTGAAACATGGAAAAATAGATGCCTTTGCTTTTGAAAGACTGCAAATGCAGATGGCCATGGAAAATGGTTTAAAGGGTGTTCGACTTCTGGATGAAAATCTTGGTGATACCGTCGATGTTTCCATAGGCATTTCTCCGGTGTCCAAAATCGATAGCCTTGAATATAAGCTGAACCGTTTTATTGATTCTCTGGAAGAAAACGGCGTTTTAAAAGACATGCGACATCGTTGGCTTGCCTTGAAACAGGAATCGATTCCCGACATTCCCAAAGTCCAAAATCCGAAGGTACGTTTAAAAGTTGGAACTACAGGAATTGTTCCGCCTTACAGCTATTACAAGGATAATGTGCTGAATGGTTTTGATATTGAACTGTCTCATCGGTTTGCTCTTTGGATGCAGGCGTCCGTTGAATTTAAGGTTTATGACTATAGTGGAATTATTGCGGCCGCTGCATGCGGAGATATCGATATTATTGTAGCCAATCTGAATGTAACGGAAGAGCGAAAAGAAAAAATCAAGTTTTCCAAGCCCATTAGCCGTTTGGTGAACACGTGGATGGTTCGCGATACAGATTCGGAACCGTCTTCAAATTTGGAATCATTGGAAGAAACGGTAGATTCCAATTTGATGTTGAAAGATGTTCCGCCTCAGTTTAGAAACAGAACGCTCAAGTATAATTCTATTGCCGACATGAACAAGAATGAAAGGCTTGTTCTCGGTATGCAGACCGGATTTGTATTTGTAGATAAAGAGACTCGTCGACTTCTCCCCAAGGCAAAAATCGACTATTACAAGTCTACGCCCGACATGGCGTACCTGGTGGCAAATGGTAAGCTGGACGGTTTTATCAACGACGAACCAATCATTCGTTATGCGGCAATCGAGAATCCGAATCTTGGCTATATCCATGCCGGTTTTGAACCGATGGACATTGTGGCTGTTTTTCCGAAGAACGAAAAGGGGCGTAAACTTCGCGACGAGATGAATGTCTTTATCGAAAAGTATCGTGCTGCAGGGCTTTTGGATTCGATAGACAATCTTTGGCTGGGTAACGATGAAAACAGGAAAACGGTGGATTTCCCGAAGGCAAAAGAGGGCAAACCAACGCTCAAGATGGCGACAAATGCCACGACCCCGCCTTTTGAGTACATTAAGAATGGCCGTATCGTCGGGTACGAAATGGATTTGATGGCTCGATTTGCGGCAGAGATGGGGTATGGTCTTGAAGTCCACAATGTGGAATTTGAATCGGTGATTCTCGGCATAGAAACGGGAATGTACGATTTTGCGGCGGCAACGCTAAGTGCGACTCCCGCGTTTAAAGAGAAAAATTATCTCTCTAATGCCATCTATGTTTCGGAATGCGTGATGGCGGTGCAAATCATCGATGGCAAGAAAGCGCAGCAGGTTGCGAAAAATCCAGAAGAAATGATTGAAGATCTGAATCGCGATGGCGTAAAGATTGGTATGGGAACAGGAAGTGCCTTCAATAAAGTGATGGACGGATTTTTCCCGAAAGCGAAAGCCCTCTTTTTCAATACCTATACTGATATGGTTCGGTCTATTGAAGCTGGAAAGTTGAACGCCATGCTTGTTGATGAACCCACCGCCAGGCTCTTGGTAGAAAGTCATAAGGGAATTGAAATTGTAAATAAGCTTTTGGAAAAGGCCGATTATGCTTTTGCGTTCTCAAAGAGTGAAAAAGGCGAAAAGTTATGTACTCAAATGACCGAGTTTGTCCAGTCGTCCATAAAACAGGGGTTGAAGACGGATTTGGAATCTGTCTGGTTTGGCTCCGATGAATCGGTCAAGAAAATAGATATGTCAAAATTGAATGCGACCAATGGAACGCTTCATTTGGCGACAAATGCGGAAAACGCGCCGTTTGTTTACATCAAGGATAATGCTATTGTCGGTTACGATATTGACTGGGTGGTCCGTTTTTGTGAAGCTTACGGATATGGGCTTGAAATTGTGAATATGAATTTTGAATCCATATTGCCTTCGCTTGTGTCGGAAGCAAGCGATTTGGCCGTGGGGGAGATTACCATTACCGAGGAACGAAAGCAAAACGTTCTGTTCTCGGCCCCTGATTATGATGGTGGTGTCGTTGTCATTACGAAGCGTACGGACGCAAGTGAAGAGGTTTTCTCCGATGAAGAAAATTGGTGGGTATCCTTGAAGTCTAGCTTTGAGAAAACTTTTATTCGTGAAGATCGCTGGAAACTCGTTTTAAACGGTATAGGCGTTACCATCTTTATTTCGGTATTGTCTGCGGTGTTTGGGACCATTCTTGGATTCCTGATTTGCCTGATGAGACTTTCTAAAAACAAAGCTGTTGATGCTTTTGCTATCACCTATATTCGTATTTTGCAGGGAACACCGTCGGTTGTTCTTTTGATGATTCTTTTCTATGTAGTGTTTGCCCGCACCGGTTTGGATGGAATCTGGGTTGCCATCATTGGATTCGGCATGAACTTCGGGGCTTATGTTTCCGAGATGATGCGTACGGGTATCGAGGCTGTGGATAAGGGGCAGATGGAGGCAGCCCTTGCGCTAGGTTACACGAAACCCAGAGCCTTCTTCAAGATTGTTTTCCCGCAGGCGGCAAGGCATTTCTTGCCGGTGTATCAGGGCGAATTCATTTCGCTTGTGAAAATGACTTCGATTGTGGGCTACATCGCCATTCAGGATTTGACGAAGGCGTCCGACATTATTCGCAGTCGTACATACGAGGCGTTTTTCCCGCTGGTGACGACGGCGATCATCTATTTTGTAATCGCATGGTTGTTGACGCGTGCGCTTACGGCAATTCAGAAACGGATTGACCCCCAAAATCGCCGGAAACACCTGAAATATTAA
- a CDS encoding BamA/TamA family outer membrane protein, which yields MPCLKTTFLSLLAFTAIAFAELGDSTVVPRNSTSPSSCAEGTLISAISFEGLEHTKPRVVERELLNRVGEPFSAEKFEAEKRRLQDLDLFTEITVSCNANLNSSDSPREDSLSSFVSRLSYVTYSFKEIFRWIPSPAGKETDRDGLMIGLALANLNVLGEDIRAEVQYRTSTDPFLKNNEYAFYVSSPYLFGFPLGWNFEFLRTDSYDDIHGYQDDSWLVDLDLDYEMLPHLSLLGTVAGRVLKEAAFLPEFGLGFAFDFRDSKLDTRRGVYYEYMLTHVGAGNNQDSGCDVSDGENCEGMGGENYWELLTDARAYWTLSRFVTGATALARYRPGDVKFYDYYYHGGPNTFRGRGGSALGGKEDGADSVRLGVHEVLLTLEERFVLMERHAASVMGVNFFYGVQLVAGFDGSLLWDSGRPGWDDYEGAVYGGLHLVIPALDRIRFEVGYRPDRGEPAFYFGLFDKVTSSRWRSR from the coding sequence ATGCCCTGCCTGAAAACTACATTCCTCAGCCTGCTTGCGTTTACGGCTATTGCATTTGCCGAACTCGGTGATTCGACTGTTGTTCCGCGAAATTCCACGTCACCGTCGAGCTGCGCCGAAGGTACGTTAATTTCTGCTATTTCGTTTGAAGGACTGGAACATACGAAACCCCGCGTGGTAGAGCGAGAACTGTTGAACCGTGTGGGGGAGCCGTTCTCCGCTGAAAAGTTCGAGGCTGAAAAACGCCGCCTGCAGGACCTGGACCTGTTCACCGAAATCACGGTGTCATGTAATGCCAATTTGAATTCTTCGGATTCGCCTCGCGAAGACTCTCTTTCGTCTTTCGTCTCTCGTCTCTCGTATGTAACCTATTCTTTCAAGGAAATTTTCCGCTGGATTCCGTCTCCGGCAGGGAAGGAAACTGACCGTGACGGGTTGATGATCGGTCTTGCACTCGCGAATCTCAACGTCCTTGGCGAAGATATCCGTGCCGAGGTGCAGTATCGCACTTCGACGGATCCGTTTCTCAAAAATAATGAGTACGCGTTCTATGTGAGTTCGCCATACCTGTTCGGCTTTCCACTTGGCTGGAATTTTGAGTTCCTGCGTACCGACAGCTACGATGACATCCATGGCTATCAGGATGATAGCTGGCTTGTGGACCTTGACCTGGATTACGAAATGTTGCCGCACCTTTCTCTTCTGGGAACGGTTGCCGGTCGTGTGCTAAAGGAAGCCGCTTTCTTGCCAGAGTTCGGCTTGGGCTTTGCGTTCGATTTCCGCGACAGTAAGCTCGATACCCGTAGGGGCGTCTACTACGAATATATGCTGACTCATGTAGGCGCAGGAAACAATCAGGATTCCGGTTGCGATGTGTCTGATGGCGAAAACTGCGAGGGAATGGGAGGCGAAAATTACTGGGAGCTTTTGACGGATGCCCGCGCCTATTGGACTTTAAGCCGGTTTGTGACCGGAGCGACTGCACTTGCCCGTTACCGTCCGGGTGATGTGAAATTCTACGATTATTACTATCACGGTGGCCCGAATACTTTCCGCGGACGTGGCGGCAGTGCGCTTGGCGGAAAAGAGGACGGCGCCGATTCGGTACGTCTAGGAGTCCACGAGGTTTTGCTGACGCTTGAGGAACGTTTTGTGCTGATGGAACGCCACGCGGCCAGTGTCATGGGGGTCAACTTCTTCTATGGCGTGCAACTGGTGGCTGGCTTTGACGGAAGCCTCTTGTGGGATAGCGGACGGCCCGGCTGGGACGATTACGAGGGCGCTGTCTATGGAGGCCTGCATCTGGTGATTCCGGCACTAGACCGCATCCGCTTTGAAGTGGGCTATAGGCCAGATAGGGGTGAACCCGCGTTCTATTTCGGACTCTTTGATAAAGTTACGTCATCACGTTGGCGCAGCAGATAA
- a CDS encoding inorganic diphosphatase, protein MAINYLDLPIGRKYPFEVDCVVEIGKDTNLKYEYDERLHVFRLDRCLLSSMSYPCTYGFIPSTKADDGDAIDMLIYSPASMQTGTVCTCRVIGALDMTDGGRKDYKVLGVPVFNPRPIKDITDVDQMFLRITRNFFQNYKELEGKDVQIGEWQDAAFAREKVIAAHKAYFQMQVQVPETCYQEPESVDHLPPDELI, encoded by the coding sequence ATGGCTATTAATTATCTGGATCTTCCGATTGGTCGCAAGTACCCGTTTGAAGTGGATTGCGTCGTGGAAATCGGCAAGGACACCAACCTCAAGTATGAATATGATGAACGTCTGCATGTGTTCCGCCTGGACCGCTGCTTGCTTAGCTCGATGAGTTATCCCTGTACTTATGGCTTTATTCCGAGTACCAAGGCCGATGACGGTGACGCTATCGATATGCTGATTTATAGCCCCGCTTCGATGCAGACGGGTACGGTTTGCACCTGTCGCGTAATTGGTGCACTCGACATGACTGACGGTGGCCGCAAGGACTACAAGGTTCTGGGTGTTCCGGTTTTCAATCCGCGCCCGATCAAGGACATTACTGATGTGGACCAGATGTTCTTGCGTATTACACGTAACTTCTTCCAGAACTACAAGGAACTGGAAGGCAAGGATGTGCAGATTGGTGAATGGCAGGACGCCGCTTTCGCCCGCGAAAAGGTGATTGCTGCCCACAAGGCCTATTTCCAGATGCAGGTGCAGGTGCCTGAAACTTGCTACCAGGAACCGGAAAGCGTGGATCACCTCCCGCCCGATGAATTGATTTAG
- the smc gene encoding chromosome segregation protein SMC → MQITKLKIFGFKSFAQRTEINFPTKGLTAVVGPNGCGKSNITDAIRWVLGEQKAASLRMSKMQDVIFSGTEERAAMSLAEVSIVIDNSDGTLNSEYSEVIVTRRVHRDGSGEYLINNQECRLRDVHALLFDSGLGSSTYSQMNADMIKAVLSDKADDRRVLFEEAAGVSKYKQQRKETRRQLERVQMDMERVEDNLRSVRRSVKLYETQAEKVNEFKRLSKRLRELDLSVSIDKFEDMKEGLATLDTATRRLNHDVENSKTNATVLQAKIDEKKLLIAEDENAYRDLEREVQKATIELNDLNNSMGRIRDVISNLEAANEKSQEEIDRNTGKVQELLSERARLEEENAVLSSDSDVDEMNALLEREREILQVMRDKVDDLRTQSRELANERLQKTNQVNSLKSRFERMDAESGLLQANLSKWRAEMEQVQSQKANAESALADINAGLEAADADLERLTEQRSTREERLDAERADLLEAQKKLQELKNEVARLTSRIDVLQSVANEGTDASRWLMEHKADLVGGLLSERIEAAPEYAAQVEAALGDLMDAVVVSSDDAAIAAVDAMKGENVGKAVLALVGAGAEPYSGTFMAKEGGDGVTGCLKDYVSADEQIAGWLKALLSRYFVVDSLSTAVRLARTMRGEDLCFVAPEGIVRTSGLMSSGTATSGTLSRKNEIAEANSLLEGVNLEVAQAEEEIGRLQDLVDEDTQMLASLVDEIREKEDMKRGGNAGISIQNNIIAGCDRRLAQLQGEMQNAESKIQAAEASKNSDQELMDAQASLEKIEEEYSRVNDELSEQDTLFREKEEDVRELERSAQDKTAKLTQNTNRLNYIAEQVDFLENAVRTRKEEMEKNLAAIQKNEEDGRGVADQVQSKDSALRELENQRDLAREKYELVSGDLEEWRSEVNRLRDDMIEKMKELNDVGRRQEALQANLDRLTERITNEYSVDLANPDDIERVEYSQPEADREIRELRGKIKELGPINVNVMEDYEDEKKRLLEVEAQFDDLDRARASLDRTITKLDDIARSRYLDTFARIQKNFQFVFSKLFLNGETKMSLVEKVDEMGKPMDILDADIEINVRPTGKKMRGIKALSGGEHALTATALLFAIYMEKPSPYCVLDEVDGPLDDANVGRFMALLREFSKQTLFIVVTHNKRTMAEADMLYGVTQEIKGISRIASVQLADATKFAI, encoded by the coding sequence GTGCAGATTACAAAGTTAAAGATTTTTGGATTCAAGTCCTTCGCCCAGAGGACCGAAATCAACTTCCCGACAAAGGGTCTCACCGCCGTGGTGGGTCCGAACGGGTGCGGTAAGTCGAATATTACCGACGCTATCCGCTGGGTTCTGGGTGAACAGAAGGCAGCATCCTTGCGTATGAGCAAGATGCAGGACGTGATTTTTAGCGGTACCGAAGAACGTGCCGCCATGAGCCTTGCCGAAGTTTCCATTGTGATCGATAACAGCGATGGAACGCTCAATTCCGAATATTCCGAAGTGATTGTGACCCGCCGCGTACATCGTGACGGTTCGGGTGAATACCTGATCAACAACCAGGAATGCCGCCTGCGCGACGTGCATGCCCTGCTTTTTGACTCGGGCCTCGGTTCTAGTACCTATTCGCAGATGAACGCCGATATGATCAAGGCGGTTCTTTCTGACAAGGCCGACGACCGCCGCGTGCTGTTCGAAGAAGCCGCCGGCGTGAGCAAGTACAAGCAGCAGCGTAAGGAAACCCGCCGCCAGCTGGAACGCGTTCAGATGGATATGGAACGCGTGGAAGACAACCTGCGTAGTGTGCGCCGTTCCGTAAAGCTGTACGAAACTCAGGCCGAAAAGGTGAACGAGTTCAAGCGACTCAGCAAGCGTCTGCGTGAACTGGACCTCTCGGTCAGTATCGACAAGTTTGAAGATATGAAAGAGGGCCTCGCGACCCTCGATACCGCGACCCGCCGTCTGAACCACGATGTGGAAAATTCGAAGACGAATGCGACGGTGTTGCAGGCAAAGATTGACGAAAAGAAACTGTTGATTGCCGAAGACGAAAACGCCTACCGCGACTTGGAACGCGAGGTGCAGAAGGCGACTATCGAACTCAACGACTTGAACAACAGCATGGGCCGTATTCGCGACGTGATTTCGAACTTGGAAGCCGCGAACGAAAAGTCCCAGGAAGAAATTGACCGCAACACGGGCAAGGTGCAGGAACTTCTCTCTGAACGCGCCCGCCTCGAAGAAGAAAATGCGGTGCTCAGTTCCGACAGCGACGTGGACGAAATGAACGCGCTGCTGGAGCGTGAACGCGAAATTTTGCAGGTCATGCGCGATAAGGTGGATGACCTGCGTACCCAGTCAAGGGAACTTGCGAACGAACGCTTGCAGAAGACGAACCAGGTGAACTCCCTCAAGAGTCGTTTCGAGCGTATGGATGCCGAATCGGGGCTGTTGCAGGCGAACCTCTCCAAGTGGCGTGCTGAAATGGAACAGGTGCAGTCGCAGAAGGCGAATGCCGAATCTGCGCTTGCCGACATCAATGCGGGCCTCGAAGCCGCCGATGCCGACCTGGAACGCCTTACCGAACAACGCTCGACGCGCGAAGAAAGGCTCGATGCCGAACGCGCCGACTTGCTCGAAGCCCAGAAGAAACTGCAGGAACTGAAGAACGAGGTGGCAAGGCTCACCTCTCGAATCGACGTTTTACAGAGCGTTGCCAACGAGGGCACCGACGCTAGCCGCTGGCTCATGGAGCATAAGGCGGACCTGGTGGGCGGGCTCCTGTCGGAACGTATCGAAGCTGCTCCCGAATATGCCGCTCAGGTGGAGGCCGCCCTTGGTGACTTGATGGATGCCGTGGTCGTATCCTCGGACGATGCCGCGATTGCCGCGGTGGATGCCATGAAGGGCGAAAACGTAGGCAAGGCGGTGCTCGCGCTGGTGGGTGCCGGTGCAGAACCCTATTCCGGCACGTTTATGGCGAAGGAAGGGGGCGACGGTGTAACGGGTTGTCTCAAGGACTACGTGAGTGCCGACGAACAGATTGCAGGCTGGCTCAAGGCGCTGCTTTCTCGTTATTTTGTCGTAGATTCGCTCTCGACCGCGGTGCGCCTTGCGCGAACCATGCGCGGTGAAGACCTTTGCTTTGTGGCTCCCGAAGGCATCGTACGTACGAGCGGCCTCATGAGCAGTGGTACGGCAACGTCTGGTACGCTCAGCCGCAAGAACGAAATTGCCGAGGCGAACAGCCTGTTGGAAGGCGTGAACCTCGAAGTGGCTCAGGCCGAAGAAGAAATTGGCCGCTTGCAGGATTTGGTCGACGAAGACACGCAGATGCTAGCCTCGTTAGTCGACGAAATCCGCGAAAAAGAAGATATGAAACGCGGCGGTAACGCCGGCATTTCGATCCAGAATAACATTATCGCCGGTTGTGACCGCAGACTTGCGCAGTTGCAGGGCGAAATGCAGAACGCCGAATCCAAGATTCAGGCGGCGGAAGCCTCCAAGAACAGCGACCAGGAACTCATGGACGCCCAGGCTTCTCTCGAAAAGATCGAAGAAGAATATTCCCGCGTGAATGATGAGCTGAGCGAACAGGATACGCTCTTCCGCGAAAAGGAAGAAGATGTTCGCGAATTGGAACGCAGCGCTCAAGACAAGACTGCAAAGCTCACGCAAAATACGAACCGCTTGAATTACATCGCCGAACAGGTGGATTTCTTGGAAAATGCGGTCCGTACGCGTAAAGAAGAAATGGAAAAGAACCTGGCCGCCATCCAGAAGAACGAGGAAGACGGCAGGGGAGTCGCTGACCAGGTGCAGAGCAAGGATTCAGCCTTGCGCGAACTGGAAAACCAGCGCGACTTGGCCCGCGAAAAGTACGAACTTGTGTCGGGCGACCTCGAAGAATGGCGCAGCGAAGTCAACCGCCTCCGCGACGACATGATCGAGAAGATGAAGGAATTGAACGATGTGGGCCGCAGGCAGGAAGCCTTGCAGGCAAACCTCGACCGCCTCACCGAACGCATCACCAACGAATACAGCGTGGATTTGGCGAACCCCGATGACATCGAGCGTGTGGAATACAGCCAGCCCGAAGCCGACCGTGAAATCCGCGAACTCCGCGGAAAGATTAAGGAACTAGGCCCCATCAATGTGAACGTGATGGAAGACTACGAAGACGAAAAGAAGCGCCTTTTGGAAGTCGAAGCGCAGTTCGACGACTTGGATCGCGCCCGCGCCTCGCTGGACCGCACCATCACCAAGCTCGACGACATTGCCCGCAGCCGTTACCTCGATACGTTTGCGCGTATTCAGAAAAACTTCCAGTTCGTGTTCAGTAAGCTGTTCCTGAATGGCGAAACCAAGATGAGCCTTGTCGAAAAGGTGGACGAAATGGGCAAACCCATGGATATCCTCGACGCCGACATCGAAATCAACGTGCGCCCCACGGGTAAGAAGATGCGCGGTATCAAGGCGCTTTCCGGTGGTGAACACGCCCTGACTGCAACGGCCTTGCTGTTCGCCATTTACATGGAAAAGCCGTCGCCGTACTGCGTGCTGGACGAAGTCGACGGCCCGTTGGATGACGCTAACGTGGGCCGCTTCATGGCGCTGCTCCGCGAATTCAGCAAGCAGACCTTGTTCATCGTGGTGACGCATAACAAGCGTACCATGGCCGAAGCCGACATGCTCTACGGTGTGACTCAGGAAATCAAGGGTATTTCTCGCATCGCTAGCGTGCAGCTCGCCGACGCCACCAAGTTCGCGATTTAA
- a CDS encoding TIGR02147 family protein gives MNRILQYQDFRRFLQDFYDWKKRTSAFSWRDYSKMCGFTSPVFMKQVCEGKANLGKKATIKVADAFGFVGVERDYFFSMVMYAQAKTDEKKRFAFAEMQSIAKANKVHHIGAESFKYYDSWVHPVVRELAPAMPGAMPKEIAKKCIHEVSAREVKESIDFQIEAGILKKTGESTYTQTDKILAGETQSLSLAVRSMNRQMANFAVDAIDRFSAEERFVSGITMGVSNDAYGKIVDALRKCREEVQNIILNDGKTEQVLRLNLQLFPLTQKIEGAENEK, from the coding sequence ATGAATCGTATTTTGCAATATCAGGATTTTAGACGTTTTTTACAGGATTTTTATGACTGGAAAAAGCGTACTTCGGCTTTTTCTTGGCGTGATTATTCAAAAATGTGCGGGTTTACGTCGCCTGTATTTATGAAGCAGGTTTGCGAAGGAAAGGCGAATCTCGGGAAAAAGGCCACCATCAAGGTGGCTGACGCCTTTGGTTTTGTTGGTGTCGAACGAGACTATTTCTTTAGCATGGTCATGTATGCGCAGGCAAAAACTGATGAAAAGAAACGATTTGCCTTTGCCGAAATGCAGTCCATAGCGAAAGCGAATAAGGTGCACCATATCGGTGCGGAATCATTTAAGTACTATGATTCATGGGTGCATCCGGTGGTTCGCGAGCTGGCTCCTGCTATGCCTGGGGCGATGCCCAAGGAAATAGCGAAAAAATGTATTCATGAGGTGTCCGCTAGGGAGGTAAAGGAGTCCATTGACTTTCAGATCGAAGCGGGAATCCTTAAGAAGACGGGTGAATCGACATATACGCAGACGGATAAAATTTTGGCGGGTGAAACGCAATCGCTTTCGTTGGCTGTCCGTTCCATGAATAGACAGATGGCGAATTTTGCCGTAGATGCAATTGACCGTTTTTCCGCGGAAGAACGTTTTGTTTCGGGAATAACCATGGGTGTGTCAAACGATGCTTATGGTAAGATTGTAGATGCCTTGCGTAAATGTCGCGAAGAAGTTCAGAATATCATTCTGAATGATGGCAAGACGGAACAAGTCTTGCGACTGAATCTACAGCTTTTCCCGTTGACTCAAAAAATAGAAGGTGCAGAAAATGAAAAGTAA